AAGGATAGTAGAGAAATGGAGATAGGTAATGAAGAGAAGGAAACGAGCAAAAGACGACAGAGCTTGGAGCAAGATCTAGAAATTTTATCTGAGGAGTCATCTGTTTCGGCAGTGGCAGAAGCTCATGTTAACGACTGCATCACCATACAATCTCAATACGATGTTGACACCATCAAAGATGCTGCTATCTACAAACCAACGTATAGGAATATGTTAGTGGAGAAAATGATTGAACCCACCAGAGTTAAATTAGAAGGACTGTATGAAGCACAAGGGAAACGCGTCCTGATAAATGTGGGAGGGGGAAAATTTGAGTGTTCTACTGTTACTTTGACACAGGATCCATCAAGTGTACTAGCCAAAATGATAAAGAAGGACTCCTCTATGAGATCGTATGATGCGAGATATTTGTACACTTACTTTATAGATCGTGACAGGAAGCACTTTAGAaccattttgaattatttaagAAGTGGTGCTGAGGGTTCTTTCGGTAAAGTTCTGCCAACAAGTCACGTGGACCTTCAGGAACTATTAATGGAGGCAACATTTTATGAACTGGACGGCTTGGTCCAGATGATTTTAGGAAGGATCTgaacagtaatacagtaatagAGTAAACCTTACAAAGTGGTTCAAGATTTgaacagtaatacagtaatagAGTAAACCTTACAAAGTGGTTTAAGAAGTAGTAAAGTTAATCCTACAAAGTGGTTTagtatgtaaaaatatattactATTGGACTTAATTATTGATTATTAAGCATTGTTGTGTTGATATTACTTATTGTTTACTACAATGTAGAATAATAGTCTGAGAAGGGAGAACATTGATCAGTTATATCTATTCTATAAATGTAGATATTGTTacttgtattaatatatatatatattactattgGAAATTTAATTGTGTTGATATGAcatactagtaatatataaacCATGAAATTCGAattttaattctttatttttaGCATAAAAATGGAATATGAGACTAAACAATGGCTGGAGATACCTGTTGACAAATTGTTTGAAACTTACCTAACAATGGTTTGTTGATGAAACCCCGGATGTCGATTGGTTAAAACACCAAGGTGCATGCAGTGCACGAGCTCCGTTCCAGTTGAGTATATGCATAGCTTTCAAAAATtcctaaaaaataaatattcgCAAAATTAAATACCACAAACTCCTATATTACATTCGGGACGAATGTTTTTAAGAAGGAGGGGGTAGTGTTACGAGCCTCAAAATCGAATATCTATAGAGTAGTGAAAGCTGTATGGCGATATCTTATCTCCAGTCAGATTAACGGAGGGATAGCTCCGACCTGATGAAATGCATATAAAACTCAACTGTCCTCAATGCGATATGCGTAATCGAGATGCAGAGAAACATATAgatatttatcattaatattatttaaGTTCATTGAGAGTGTAGTTCGTTATAAATGGTTGTTTGTTTGATTATAAATCGCCAACTGACCAACGGTTTGAATATGGCCGCCAAAACACGAGTCAAGGTTGAGACTCGAGTAATGGCCAAAATAACACAAAGTATTGATGTTTATAGCaagaaacatatataattacGTCAGGTTGGGTTTAAAGGAGTTATTCGAGTAATGTTGTTACGATGATTGACCAGGAACTGTCATATTTTAGCGGATGTTTCTCCGTGTATTTCGCCATTTGTTGATGCTGGAATTCGCGGCATCCGCACGCGCTATGTAACAAGCAATTTGATTGGATAACGACTGTCCGGTTGGCAACGATGCTGCGTATATAAGAACGTCCGAAGCAGACGGACAACAAATCTCTTCTGACCACACACCTGTCCCGACTATCGGAACAAGATGGTAAGCGATCATAGTTGTCAAAACCAAATGACCTATTAGTGGTTCATAGTTTCCATTTTGGAACGTTAACGAtccaagggaaacaactcttaCGATAAAGTTGTCATAACCTTGGGATATGAATGTCCAGTAGTGGGAACGGAGAAACGTCTCCGAATGTGGAAAACGGAGAACAGTCTCCATATATGGAAAACGGAGAACCGTCTCCGTATATGGACAAGCCAAGTTATGAATAGTAAATTAGTAGTTTAGTATTTACTAGAAATAGttttaaatatctatttatattaTTCAGAAATGTGTACTTAAAAGAGCTAGAATTAATTCTAGATCAGTTTTCAATGTTCTGCTAGCTATTTATAAACCTCAGTGGATGTTTAATAAATCCAGTCTCTGTATCCAGCATCTGATGAAGTAGTCTATTTTTATTGTATGGAAAAGTGCTAGGCTGGAACCGAATCCCAATATTTGGAGATTGCTGAAATATGCAACCCAAATAATAACTTTCATAAGCCACATCTTCTGTGTTACGGCTAGCTTGGTGACGAAAAGGAAAGTtagtcatccatttgaacaaattttgtagcccTTGGACCAGGGATGCttcagacctaatattgggtctctgggccttttggttaacaagaagttgtttaaagatattagcatttttgacccctgtgacattgaattaTGCCGCAATTACAAAACATGTTTGCCAACAACCTACAAACAATGGTTCAAGGATGGCGATATGTGTATCATTGACCGTGGCTTTCGGGATTCCGTTTTTTTCTCTCGAGGAGAACGGTTATCGTGTTGAAATGCCACAATATTTTAAAAGGGGAGCAAAGCAACACACAGCACAAGACACGCGTCTTATTTGATAGAACAccggtttggtttattttgtttaacgtccttttaacagctaaggtcatttaaggacggcctcccgtgagtgcgtatgtgtgtttttgtaggcagcggtatgttcgtgttaagtctccttgtgataggccggaacttttgccgatttatagtgctacctcactgaagcatactgccggagacacccagcagcacaccccacccggtcacattatactgacaacgggccaaccaaGTTCGCCACGAGGCAAGTTATATGGGAAATCATtttaccagtaatctctacaaTTTTGATGccaaaataattatatcaaattaatcatttattatcctatatttacattctgtgtgacgttggtttggtttattttgtttaacgtcctattaacagctaaggtcatttaaggacggcctcccgtgcgttcgacatgcatgcgtgtgctgagtgcgtatgtgtgttttgggaggctgcggtatggtCGTGTTACGTCTTCTtttgataggccggaacttttgccgatgtatagtgctacctcactatagcatactgccgaagacacccagcagcacacccaacccggtcacattatactgacaacgggcgaaccagtcgtcccactccaaatatgcttagcgctaagcaggagtagcaactaccatttttaaagactctggtatgtctcggctaggggacagaacccaaagcctttttcacagcggcgaacgctcaactaaaggccaaaagtgaggcattgtcaaggcagcaggtacaattctttaGCACTACATGCAGGGACTAATCACCATGCGTGAATATCGAAAATAGTAACATTGGGCTGTGTAAACTTCATCTTGTGACAAAGCAGAAGTGTAAATATTACTGTGTAATGTGTATGCAGACAAAATGATGTACTTACTGTAGATAATTGTCTATACAAATATTGTTCATGATATTACATCTACACGTTGAAGCTTTTTTTTCTAGAATATAATCAGGCGGGCACTTTTCCAATGCAATCAGAATGATGCTGCCAGTCTTGTGAAGTGTATGAGCTTTGCTCACCACTCCTTTACCAACTGGTGCAACCAAGTTCGCCAGGAGGCATGTTATATGGGAAATCATTTTACCAGAAATCTCTACAATTTTGATGacaaaataattacaattttgatgacaaaataattacaattttgatgacaaaataattatataaaattaattatttattatccaatatttacattctgtgtgacattggttcggtttattttgtttaacgtccttttaacagctaatgtcatttaaggacggcctcccgtgcgtgcgacatgcatgcgtgtggtgagtgcgtatgtgtgttttgggaggctgcggtatgttcgtgttaaatctccttgtgatagggcggaacttttgccgattgatactgctacctcactgaagcatactgccgaagacaccagcagtacaccccacccggccacattatacaaatctgttccccttcccccaagaatgtttctgaccaaatttggttaaaatccacggagtattttatgactagtagcgatttaatgcaaatgttgacggacggacgacggacgccgcgccatgccataagctcacaggacctttggtccaggtgagctaataaaaaatTAATGCCTCGAATGAAGTTAGTTTCATTTAGTTCATCAAAACAGGCgaaaattaggacaaaaagttaaaaaaatattagaatctTAACTAAACTATTGATTGCTAAATTTTTATTTACTGAAGGGAAGGGAATTGATAAAGAAAGCAAAGTTATCTTGTACATTTAAAgaataaattttatattttttttacagctTGTTACTAGTGGCAAGAATGTCGCAAGCTTGCCACTTGCTGACTtctgtcctgcaggtagggcgtaagaattgtacctggtgcccccattgcatgatcgtaagaggcgactaaatttgggatcttctcttttctcttttttctgaacaactttcttcattctaatgtttcccttgacaatgcctcacttttggcatttagCTAAGCGTTCGCCGCtctgaggaaggctttgggtgctgtcccctagccgagacatacaagagtcttgtaaaaatggtagttgctgctcctgcttagcgctcagtatattaggagtgggacgactggttcgcccgttgtccgtataatgtgacagggtggggtgtgttgctgggtgtcttcggcagtatgcttcataAAGGTAAATGTTGTTTAAGCTATATAAACCTGTCAGAATATGTATAACCGACAGAGAATGGTACTGAATAAACATTCAACCAttagtattgttttatgtcGTCGTGTTTTATATCTTTTAATTTAAGAGTACTCGGATAACAACAAGAACAGTCATTGGTCCACCAATGAAACATCGATGCCGTGGTTATATGATACTGGAATTCAAAAAATTAAGTCATATCGCAATGAGTACGACAGAAACATGCTACTGTATTCGTTGTCAATCATATGGCGGCACACTAGTGTCACGACCGACAGTTTTGCAACATATTGCACAGATGTTGAGGAATGGCCACCGAATCAAAGACAACCCTTGGATGCAGAAATATTCTGGCGAATTGTCATCTTATGAAAAGGTAAGaagttgtatattttgtatcaattaaCCCCTCCCCAAACAACAATTACTCAAAGtatgtattaatattttgtttatttgtctcATCAATGGAATGTACATAAAAGCACAATATTCTCATctatcattttcattaataaaatcatcagACCATCATATCAATCAACAATCGAATGTCGATACAACTACtcataaaatgtaaaaacaattaCAACACTACTGTATATCAGCCtgcttgttttatttacaatcaATCCTGTATGCTTCAAAGTATACAGTACTTAGTAATATTCATGTAAAAACGTCCAATTTGAAATTATAATGACATAGTATGAGTAATGGGATACTACTTATACTGATTACAGTTATTGATGTGCTTCAATGTATTTATCTCTGTGGCATCCACCTCACAAATGTCATCAATTTTTGGCCATACATAAATCTGTTCTGAAACTTTCTTTAGGAATTTGACACTGATTTTCTCCAAATCcaaaatctgaaaatataaaaacaatgcTATTAACATAATACAAAGAAGTAATGAAAAACCTCTCTTTCACAATATAAACACAATTCTCTCGGTAAAATACGAAGATATCCGATGAATAATTGCAGAATTTGGtgcaaaatctttaaaatgtgtTGCATCAATGCCATGTAATAGGGAAACTCTACACTCTAATTCCAAAAATATAATTGATGAATAACAAATGTATTGTCCCTAATGTTAGCCTTTGTACATTTATCTGCTATATAAGTAAAATGCTATACTTATTTAttcgttttttgttgttttgtttttatcaattttacaCATCCCAATACCACAATGCTCTTTGGACTCATAGCAGGTATGGGGATTATGTCAAATCAGTCATGAAAGTACAATGTACTAATGAACTACATTTATGACATCAATATTATCACTTCAATGATATATCACAAAGAAAGAAATTGTCATTAAAAATGAAAGGGAGTAAATGTAAAGGGAATGTAGTGGATGTGGTTTGGATTGCTTGCAGGTCTGACATATAGGTCATCGCTGATATGTTTAATTTAGCACTTTCTGCTGTGTGCAGATTTTTAAGGTGCTGTGAAACAGCAACCTTAAGCGGTCATCGCCAAATTTCGCAAGAACAAATTCATTCGGAACCCTCAGGGGAATTAAAATATCgcttatttcaatgataaatccTGATGAGTTCAGGACGAGACTggaaataattattaaaaaaaaaaatatgaacaacACAATTGACAATCTTACCATCTCCTGcgaagtatttgtttgtgattaagtaatatgattcacgcttttatatgtttgaagaaATTTGTTTACcgataatttaaataaattgtaGAAAAACAgcttaaatatgtacataatgaCCTGGGTTTTTTTACGCTCACTTCCTGGTTTATGTGAGGGGAGATAATTAAATTACTTAAAATGACATAGGATAATCATCAGTATTTAAAAACATTCAGGAGAGCACttaaaaaacaatgaaaattacattttattacacgtcatttttaattcatataatatttgattttctcCTGTATTTCAATCCCTCATGCACAGCACCTATGAGTGGCCTTTTCACTTTGAATTTTCTCCATAATCAATGCATAAAGCAGATTTCAGCCAGATTTAGTTCGAAATATCATAATCAATATGAAATGACTTTGTTTGGCTCCTGTACATTAAGGAAGTGAAATCATTACAtggttttaattttcattaactATTAAATCCAGGCCCCCATGCTCCAAAGTGCATCAACATCTACAATGAGGTGCTGGTGGACGGGCTCTTAGAACTTGACAGAGGTATACCCATCTTCAACTCATGGACACAACAGTCAAGTGTTCTCCGTGCCAGAATCCTTTTTACGGTGTGCGATGTTCCTGGAAATGCTCAGGAGCAAAATAGAGTCCAGCAAAATGCTAAAGCAGCCTGTTGCCACTGTCACCTAAAGGGTATGTAAAATAACAActcatgcatatatatatttatataagtcCATTTTAATGGGgaataatttaacatttttacatATTGAATAATTGATACAGTGGCAGTAGATGGAAATAAAATTTACTAATTTGATGGGAGGTGGTGAGCTATGCTGTTTAGATATTCATTAGATATATAAGTCAAATATATAGCGTTTTATATTGGCATTTTATTCCTGTCAAAATTTGACTGGCATGGTCCTGTCCTGTTggaataaatattgtttttacacAATTGAACTCTTTATTAGACTTAACTATTGCGTTTTTAATAACAGCTTTTTTGTTCAAGAGTTTTTGCATATTTCCCTTTCTTTCAGTATTTGAATCTTGAATTTTACTCCTGAAATTTTGAAGGGTTTTgataatacatattacatagtTGCAGATTTTCATGGACCATACTATGATTTGCcatttttttgcaaatataatgttaaatacACAAAAAACTTGTTAAGAGTTATTATTATGAAGGTGCATAGGATATAAAAAGTTTATTCTGTATCTTATGGtttcatatttcttaaaaatgtcTGCTATTTCTTAtcctctgattggttgaaatttgaaaattgtctgaattgtgtaaattttaagtgtattttaacaatatatttcaCAACTGAAGGATGAGTATGCGAGGCATATATCATGATGTCCATTACGATAAGCAGTTACTGTTTCTTAACTTGGTAATATATTATCACTTTAACAGGGGCACATTCCAAGATTTTGGATAAAACTGTTTATCCAGGAGGACGGACATTTCTGCCAGCTGACCATCTCCTGAGGCAGGACACATCTTTTCCAACAAGAGCCATTGAGGAGGCATCTTTTGTCAGTCGCACCAAGCACGATGAAGTCAGGATAGGGCTCTTTTGTGATAAGTTGGAGCATGAAGCCCGGAATGAAGGGTATGTTACGAAGCCAGTTCATGCTATGATGCTTTATAAAGAAATGTTATGTAGTGAAAAAGGTTTAAATGCATACCcattacatattttgatagcgagttatcgtttttggtgaaaagtttggtcaatatttgtcaacattatataatcattataacttcgctctgtcgctcatcagtttagtgtgaagactggtcaatacatgtaaatatatatgtaatgtttcgttgaagactggtcaatacatgtaaatatatatgtaatgtttcgttatgtcacttgtaatttggtgtagttttgccgatatacagtcacgataaagtttctttcactcagtcacttcaataacgatctgatgtgcaagtcatgtttgcaaaaggtaaatGATTAAatggaattcgacaaaataacaagttattaatgtcaaaacaaataaccgtttaagtttagcacagattgcatacaaaacgtaacagaaccattaccttttattggacatacataaaatactgtttgatcggcctacttactttttattgataaccacgccatttccatatgaccttagctgttaataggacgttaaacaaaataaaccaaaccaaaccaaatccatgtgtattagcaccggaagttgggctgcgcatgtgcgtgtaaaatgttactgtaactgagttggcgttttatccgatttaatagacaacACTGACCTTaacagttgtactctgaacacctcggcagtaattacgctattgtttcagcagtttaaagatttaataggtgccggtgactgtgtcatttctacacctgtaaaaacatcagccgggtagatataccggtgtgtcagagattagttccgcttgagcgaacgggtagatgagttgttgactatcgtgtgtactgatatcggcgaccgccttgggaaattacctgatgtaagttaagcagtactttttatcaccaagacttgttataagattagtagtgccgatatgttcagtattacaaacggaatttagctcttaaaaaatgtcggcgtttgccaccgatcgagttattcgaacatttcaagtaggattttttattgttgggaccaaatttttacttcgtattatccgagtttttcgagttatccgaattcgaatttaccgaggtttttttttactaagataaagagagaattcggccgggaccggcgaggtacttcgaattaagcggggtattcgagttatcagagttcgagttaacgaagttccactgtaatGTATTGCTTAATTTCAGGGCAAACAACAAGAATCGCTTTCAAGCTGTTGCCCAGGAACACGGTCGATACGGCAGTTCCCAGTGGTTCCGGCTTCCTTACCTTGACATGCACCAAAGACATTCTCCAGTTGAACCTATGCATGCTGTGAAGGTATAGTAGCCTAACACAAATAATGATAGGCATAAATGATTAACATGGTTTCTCCCGCAGGACACATTCACTGCCTGCTGATACATCTTAAACCATTTCGAACTTTATAAATTAAAGTGATTAAATATCCTTTCCCTGTAGCAAATCAATTACAATTTAATTTGGTATTTGCATATTAAGACAATAGAAattaatttcttaaaatttcTTAATTGGTGCCAAGTCTGGGCCTGGatcaacatatatttataaactgCTTCACAGATTGTGCTAACAAGAAGTAATGAATCCATTGCTGTTTTAGGTTGTAGCTGAGCATGTTACCAAACTCCTCAATGGTGATGAAGATGGTCCGAAAGTGAGAGCTCAGGAGAGATCTATGAACCGCTTTGTGGAATGCTGTCCAGACCAGATTTATACTTTATACGTGAAAGAGGTAAGAAACAATGGATTTCAATGAGTCAAGTAAGAaatgtatgtttggtttggtttattttgtttaacgtcctattaacagccaaggtcatttaaggacgccccccccccccccccccccccccccccccgtgcgagcgacatgcatgcgtgtggtgagtgcgtatgcgtgttttgggaggctgcggtatgttcgtgttaagtctccttgtgataggccggaacttttgccgatttatagtgctacctcactgaagcatactgccgaggacacccagcagcacacctcacccggtcacattatactgacaacgggccaaccagtcgtcccccTCCAattatgctgagcgctaagcaggagtagcaactaccatttttaaagactctggtatgtctctgCTAGGGGACcgaacccaaaaccttcctcacagcggcgaacgctcaactaaaggccataagtgaggcattgtcaagggagacattaggaagaagaaagttatcgagaaagaagagaaaagataagatcccaagtttagtcgcctcttacgatcatgcaatgggggcagcaggtacaattcttacgccctacctgcagggcagagaAATGTATGTAAAGGTAATGTGGGCCAAAATGCTCactcatatatgtatattacatctCATCTGTATATTAGGATTTTATATTTCGTATTTGGTTAGTTTACCAGGAATTGTTTAATTTCTATGTATTGTTTTTTCATCTCACATTGTTGAATATCAATCAGTTTTCATATTCTGATCTCAAAACACCTTTTATATAAACATGcctttataaatattttttccacACAATTTCTTGTCTACAATTTATTGCATATAAATTCCAGTGACTTatgaaaaagaatttttttttctgtgtgtaTATTAGTTTGACTATgcatatttaaaagaaaaagaacaagAGAATGTCTGCAGTCTTTATATATCCAAATGCACCACCAGTGATCTAAtattatgtatttgtatttcaGAAAAAGTCTTTGGGTCAGAATAGAAGAAGACCAAATGGCCatttaaggtcagtataaaaaAAGGCAAAATTGTGAAAGATAATGATTGGACTACAGTGTATTTTATCTTAGGTAATATTTGTTAGAtaagggaccaaccaaccaattgtttttccatagactttagtgttaaaattttggagtatttcattcaaatattgaattccatatgacaattatggtttataacaaaagttaatGGTTTCAGATAACAcataatcagaaaaaaaaaaaaaaaaaaaaaaatttcggtccttcagctcaaattttctccagggtagccattttgaaaatgggtgaatttcgcagaaaaacttttcaaaaatctgaaatgtttacctgttaattattattacctgaagtTTCAATCGGATTcacaaaatttatatcaacatttcttatggatagttacctatcgagctacatatctattttttttacttcataacatactggccaatcagtggctgccagacatatatccttggctcaacttttaATACACGGGATGTttcaaaaacctttttttttattttaaattggTTGGTTGTTTATAAGATGCATGATGTggatttcaacattttcattgTATAACAATTATCGTCATAAATGTAATATAGGATTCTACATatgttgacaaatatttgtttttgaaaatttgagattaaaaactagtacatgtatatttttaccATGAGATAAAAGTAGAGGAACAACACTTATGATTCAAATGGTATTTTGTTAAACAACATTGCAGTGTTCAGCATTTTAGGTGATCTATTGCCAGATAGCCATTAATAATgatagtacattgtatttactaAAGCACTACCATTGATGAAAATGTAATTTCTTAAGTAGGAATAAATTTGTGAGATGTAAATATCGATGATTGTTtccaaatgaaatgaaatggtataataaaaaataaagatacaaaACTACTCAAAGCTTtagtataaaatcaaaatggccaCAAACCGATGAATTTCATCCGATCATCGATGTTGAAATCTCCCATCACTATGTCTAGATATGAAACATAAACACTTATTATTTTCTTGCAGTGAAGGTGAACCAACAGTAGATCTGGAGATGAGGTAAATATTGGGATAATATTGTTTGTACTTAAAATCCAGCTATTTGACTTCTGAATATAACTTGCATTATCAAAAAGCCAAAATATTCTGAAAACTTATGTTCTTAGTTCTTTGTTATCATTTTAGTCCCCTAAagataaaacacaacaaaaggaaTATAGTTTTCCTATCCATTGACTGTTTCTAATGTACATAACAGCAACTGTTGCTTATTCCTTGAACGATTTTGATCAAGCGTAAATTTCAGGGTTGTTAGTTTA
This genomic stretch from Pecten maximus chromosome 13, xPecMax1.1, whole genome shotgun sequence harbors:
- the LOC117340390 gene encoding uncharacterized protein LOC117340390 is translated as MRPYNNKKEMKDSREKELGRGENEKDSREMEIGNEEKETSKRRQSLEQDLEILSEESSVSAVAEAHVNDCITIQSQYDVDTIKDAAIYKPTYRNMLVEKMIEPTRVKLEGLYEAQGKRVLINVGGGKFECSTVTLTQDPSSVLAKMIKKDSSMRSYDARYLYTYFIDRDRKHFRTILNYLRSGAEGSFGKVLPTSHVDLQELLMEATFYELDGLVQMILGRI